The Gillisia sp. Hel_I_86 genome has a segment encoding these proteins:
- a CDS encoding winged helix-turn-helix domain-containing protein, with translation MFKNLNPLLHSQLRLAIISYLVSNGKSDFNELKEITKATSGNISVQLKKLEKEKYITIAKGFLNNYQHTSIEITNTGIDAFEEYVNAIKQYIK, from the coding sequence ATGTTTAAAAATCTAAATCCATTATTGCATTCTCAATTGCGGTTAGCCATTATTTCTTATTTAGTGAGTAATGGTAAATCTGATTTTAATGAATTGAAAGAGATTACCAAAGCCACATCAGGAAATATTAGTGTTCAACTAAAGAAATTGGAAAAGGAAAAATATATAACTATAGCCAAAGGTTTTTTAAACAATTATCAACATACATCGATTGAAATTACAAATACAGGAATTGATGCTTTTGAAGAATATGTAAATGCTATTAAACAATATATTAAATAA